DNA from Ensifer canadensis:
GCTCGAACTTTCCTTGCCCGCCGAAATATACAGATCGATTGCGCTTTCCATGAACCCGGCCCGCTCCGCATGCTCGGCCAATGTTCCGGTGTCGATCCAGGGCGCCATTTGGCGATTTTGGCTGACAGCGCCGAACAGCCGGCGATGCAGTGCCTGCCGCTGCCGTCGCAGCAGCGCGTTGTAGATCGTTTCCTGAATCAAAACGTGCCTGAAACCATAGGTCGTATGTCCCGGCGCCCTGATCCTCATCAGGAACCCCGTGTCGCACAGGGTATCAGCGGCCTTGGCCAAAGACTTCTTGCCAAAACCCGGCAGCAGCGCTCGAAGCAGCGATAGGGTAAACCATGTGCCGGCAATTGCGCCCGCTCGCGCCACATCTCTGGCCGGGCCCAGGTGCTTGACGCGTGCATCGAGTATTCCCTCGAATGCGGATACATGGGTGGGTCCAACGTTTTCCGATAGGCTCATCGTATCCGTCGCAACGTTCTGCGAGACCCATTGGCAGATTTCCTCGATGAAGAGCGGTACGCCGCCGGATATCCTCTCGGTGATGTCATAGAGTTCAGGAAGCATAGCCTGCCTGTGCTCCGGCCACCTTGCTTCGATGGCCAGTCGTGTTTCGTCACGATCAAGGGGGAGCAGCGTCAGACGGGTGGGGTTGGCTGCATCCAGCCAATCCGCCGCAAAACCGAGACGTGAGGTCACCACCAGGAGAATCGGAAGTTGGCGCGCAACTCGCGCGGCCTCCGCCAGCAGATCCTGGGAGGTCGGATCGATCCAATGAATGTCTTCGATGGCCAGGACGACCGGCCCATTCGCGCACAACGCCTCGAGTGCGCGAAACACTGCGCGCAGAGCCTTTTCCCGGATGGCTTTGGGACCGTTGTCGGCAAGCCGTTGATTTCGTCCCAGCGCGCCCAGCAAGTATGCGAACGTTTCAATCGTTTCTGCGTCGCGTATGCCGTTGCGTTCGAAAAGCGCTGCCACAGCGGAAGCCGTCAGACCCCCCTGACCGTCCTGTCCTGACATGACGCCCATAAAGCTGTTCAACAGGGGATGCAGCGTCGAGCGATACCCTCCGGGCAGGCACTGGAAGAAGAACAGCCCTGATCGCCGGTCGCGAGTCTTCTTGCGGATTTCGCGCAAAAGGCGCGACTTTCCGATGCCCGCGTCTCCCTCGATCAGGAGTACTTCGCCCCCCTCGGCGGGAATCCTTTCCCAACAGGCGGCGATCATGCTCAGCTCGCTTTCGCGACCAATGAACGGGCCGCCAAGGCTTCCGAACGCGTAGAACCTGTCGACCTCGATCTTGTGCCCAAGTGCACGCCAAACCTTCTCCGGCACGGTAAAGCCCTTGAGCGTCTTGACGCCTTCGAACACGAAGGCATGCGACCTGCCGGCCAGGTTGCGCGTGTCCTCAGAAACAAAAACGCTGTCTGGTGCGGCGATCTCTTCCAGACGGGTGGCTATGGCCAGTGCCGCACTCGTAACCGGTTGCCCCTTCCCCTCGTCCGTCTCCTGGATCAGCGCGATGGATGTGGCAATCCCGACGCGAACGTGCAAGTCTTCGCGCCCAGCTTCCCGGCCGACGCGCGCGCAACCTTCGACGATCCCGAGGCCTGCGCGAATGGCGAGCGATGCCGCATCCTTCTCACCGACCTCGATAGGGAAGAGCGCTACGCCTCCATCTCCGGCCT
Protein-coding regions in this window:
- a CDS encoding ATP-binding protein encodes the protein MLRESRVNGLRQPTKASRHKARASLYGGERRIITALCYDLVGSTRLLSLLDIEDYQELIAAFQNAAKQAIISHSGVMQLEAGDGGVALFPIEVGEKDAASLAIRAGLGIVEGCARVGREAGREDLHVRVGIATSIALIQETDEGKGQPVTSAALAIATRLEEIAAPDSVFVSEDTRNLAGRSHAFVFEGVKTLKGFTVPEKVWRALGHKIEVDRFYAFGSLGGPFIGRESELSMIAACWERIPAEGGEVLLIEGDAGIGKSRLLREIRKKTRDRRSGLFFFQCLPGGYRSTLHPLLNSFMGVMSGQDGQGGLTASAVAALFERNGIRDAETIETFAYLLGALGRNQRLADNGPKAIREKALRAVFRALEALCANGPVVLAIEDIHWIDPTSQDLLAEAARVARQLPILLVVTSRLGFAADWLDAANPTRLTLLPLDRDETRLAIEARWPEHRQAMLPELYDITERISGGVPLFIEEICQWVSQNVATDTMSLSENVGPTHVSAFEGILDARVKHLGPARDVARAGAIAGTWFTLSLLRALLPGFGKKSLAKAADTLCDTGFLMRIRAPGHTTYGFRHVLIQETIYNALLRRQRQALHRRLFGAVSQNRQMAPWIDTGTLAEHAERAGFMESAIDLYISAGKESSSRSAMVEARNYLEHGLALCDQVSQGHPVEPLQLSALTSLGPILTGLLGLNAPPARKLYEDGVVIARRQPMEDQSKWFPIYWGWWLTGSDFRVMRDRARQVQAMLAEAEDPEIQLQVNHCIWAIDFNLGHHRETQDAVKAGLALYDEQSAKTSRMLFGGHDAKVCGLGQLALSLWLTGQSKASNAALTKMVAFVDRISHVPSKAHSLDTEAVSAFYRDDYGRLIEISERMANFAKTHEMQSLSGLSLLFGGWARAHGESLTSGHTMFREGLSLLQNLGAVADLPIYLYMHATLLGLADKYESAIEVTNDAIEKARETGHAYWLAELYRRRAVLHARGNTTTEPIVADLRSAVEIAESQGATALLRRARHSIQELGVVVEL